The Cellulophaga sp. RHA19 genome includes the window CAATGCCTTAAGTATGGCGCGTTTTGAGTTCCGTTGGGAAGATCAGTTTAATTTAGGACTAGATCCAGAACGTGCTCGTGAGTACCATGATGAAACCTTACCTGCTGCAGGCGCTAAAGTTGCTCATTTTTGCTCTATGTGCGGACCAAAATTCTGTTCTATGAAGATATCTCAGGAAGTACGAGACTTTGCTGCCGAAAACAAAATTGCAGACGACAACGAAGTTATTGCAAAAGGAATGGAAGAAAAATCTAAAGAGTTTAAAGAAAAAGGATCAGAAGTGTATTTGTAATATAAAGTGGAAGTTCCTACGCCTTTTACTAAGTAAGGCGTAGGCGGGCTTTCCGTTATATCTTTTGCTAAAAAAAAGCAAAAGGATGCCACTACAATCCCTAACTTAAAAAAAACCTAATAAAATGATTGTACTTATAGCACCAGAAGAAGATGTACCTAACGAAATAGAAATACTTCATCAACTATTTAACGCTGGGCTACAATATTATCATTTAAGAAAACCTTTTAAAGACTTAAAGCAGCATAAAGAGTATCTAAACAAAATAAAACCAGAATACTACAACCGTGTTATTATATATCACCATCATGAGCTAATAAATAGTTACAACTTAAAAGGTATTCATTTTCAAGAACAAAAACGTAGAGATACTATAGACAATCCTACACGGTATTTTAAAGACTTAAATATGTTTAGCAAAACCATAAGTTCTTCATTTCATGATCCAGAAGAATTAAACAGTTGTTATTTTGAGTTTGATTATCACCTGCTTAGCCCTGTTTTTAATTCCATATCAAAAAAAGGTTATAAAGGGCGTGGCTTTAATGTAAATCATATAAACAAAACAATTGTTGGTATGGGAGGGGTTACTGCAGAAAACCTTAGCAAATTTAACACATTAGGTTACAAAGGAATTGGCGTTTTAGGAGGAGTTTGGAATAGCAAAAATCCTTTAGAAGCATTTAAGCAAATAAATGAGGCTTACATTACTAGCCTAAAAAACAGAAATAATGATTAGTAAATTACATTATATAAGCCAAGGCGATACTCCAGAAATGCATTTGGCTAACATACAAAAAGCATGTTCTTCTGGTGCAGATTGGGTACAATTACGCCTAAAAAATATAGACGAAGAAACCTTATTGCAAACTGCTTTAAAGGCCAAAGAAATAACTTCTCATTTTCAGACTAGATTAATTATTAACGATCATTATAAAATTGCCAAAGAAGTAAATGCAGATGGTGTGCATTTAGGAAAAACAGATGCTTGCCCATTAGAAGCACGTGAGCATTTAGGAAAATGGATTAGTATTGGCGGTACTGCAAACACCTTAGAAGATTGTGAAAACTTATTAAAAAAAGAAGTAGATTATATTGGTTTAGGCCCATTTAAATTTACCACAACAAAGCAAAATTTAAGTCCAACTTTAGGCTTACAAGGATACCAAGCAATTATAGATGAGTTAAAAACAAATACTCCAATAATTGCCATTGGCGGCATTACTATAGCAGACGTTCCTGAGTTATTAAAAACAGGAATTTACGGTATTGCAGCATCAACAGAAATTACAAGCAATTTTAACAACATTGCCACTTTAAATAAAATTTTAAGCACACCTGCAACACAAGAGCAAGTGTATAAGTTTGATAAAAATAAAAACGATGAAGGATAATTTAATAATAGCAGACAAAGAGTTTTCATCAAGACTATTTACCGGAACAGGAAAATTTAGTTCTTCAGCCGTAATGAAAAATGCTTTACTAGCATCAGAAAGTGAACTAGTTACAGTTGCGTTAAAACGCGTAGATGTAGCAGATGAAGATGACGATATTTTATCACACTTAAATCATTCTAGAATAAACCTTTTACCAAACACCTCTGGCGTGCGTACAGCAAAAGAAGCAGTTTTTGCTGCTCAATTATCTAGAGAAGCTTTAGAAACTAACTGGGTAAAATTAGAAATTCATCCAGACCCAAAATACTTGCTGCCAGATCCTATAGAAACTTTAAAAGCTGCAGAAGAATTGGTAAAACAAGGCTTTGTAGTTATGCCTTACATACACGCAGATCCTGTTCTATGCAAACGTTTAGAAGATGTAGGCGTACAATGCGTAATGCCATTGGGCGCACCAATTGGTAGCAACAAAGGATTAAAAACAGTAGATTTTTTAGAAATAATTATAGCACAAAGTAACGTTCCTGTAATTGTAGATGCAGGCATAGGAGCACCGTCACACGCAGCACACGCTATGGAACTAGGTGCAGATGCAGTTTTGGTAAATACTGCAATTGCCGTATCACAAAACCCAACTGCAATGGCAAACGCATTTAAATTAGCTGTAGAGGCTGGTCGTTTGGCTTACAATGCAAAGCTAGCTCCAATAAAACAAACTGCAGAAGCAAGCTCACCTTTAACCTCTTTTTTAAATGAGTAATTTTACATCACTTTTTAATAAGTATAGTTGGGACAACATTGTTGCTGATATTTACAGTAAAACCAGCACAGACGTAGAAGCCGCTTTACAAAGTAACAAACGTAATCTAGAAGACTTTAAAGTGTTAATTTCCCCTGCTGCAAAGCCATACTTAGAGCAAATGGCACAAATGAGTAGTGCATTAACTAAAAAACGCTTTGGTAATACAATGCAAATGTATGCGCCAATGTATTTAAGTAATGAGTGCCAAAACATATGTACTTACTGCGGTTTTAGCTTAACAAACAAAATACCTAGGCGTACGCTAACTGACGCAGAAATTTTAAAGGAAGCTACCTTTTTACGTAGCAAAGGGTATAACCATATTTTATTAGTAACTGGTGAAGCAAATAAAACTGTTGGTGTAGACTACATAAATAATGCTATTAAACTGTTAAAAAAAGAGTTTGCTAATATTACCATAGAAGTACAACCATTAGACCAAGACGAGTATGAATTGCTTGTAGAAAATGGCTTGTACGCCGTTTTGGTGTACCAAGAAACCTACCACAGAGACGAATATAAAAAACACCACCCTAAAGGTAAAAAGTCTAATTTTGATTACAGGCTAGAAACACCAGACCGTTTAGGCAAAGCTGGCGTACATAAAATTGGTGTAGGTGCTTTATTTGGATTGGAAGATTGGCGAGCAGACAGTTTTTTTACTGCTTTGCATTTACAATATCTACAAAAAACCTATTGGCAAACTAAATATTCTATCTCGTTTCCTAGACTTAGACCACATACGGGTGGTTTAGAACCAAAAGTAGTAATGGAAGATGCAGATTTAGCACAGCTGATATGTGCTTATCGTTTGTTAGACGAAGATGTTGAGCTATCTATGTCTACCAGAGAAAGTGAAAAATTTAGAAACAACATTATCAACTTAGGAATAACGTCTATAAGCGCAGAGTCTAAAACAAATCCTGGAGGTTATGTTGTAGAACCACAATCTTTAGAACAGTTTGAAATTTCTGATGAACGTAGCACAGAAACTATTGCACAAATGTTGCAAAGCAAAGGTTTTGAAGTTGTATGGAAAGATTGGGAAAATGCGTGGTAGTTAAAACAGACCTCCTTGCACACTTCCCTTAATTCTACCTAAATGTTTGTACGCCAATTCTGTTACTTCTCTACCACGAGGTGTACGCATAATAAAGCCTTGTTGTATTAAAAAAGGTTCGTATACCTCTTCTATAGTTTCTGCACTTTCAGATACTGCGGTTGCTAATGTAGTAATACCTACTGGGCCACCTTTAAATTTATCTATAATAGTGGTTAATATTTTATTATCCATCTCGTCTAAACCATGTGCATCTACATTTAATGCATTTAGTCCAAACCTAGAAATTTCTATATCAATTTTACCATTGCCTTTTATCTGCGCAAAATCTCTTACTCGTCTCAACAATGCATTACAAATTCTAGGTGTACCTCTACTTCTACCCGCTATTTCTATTGCAGCTTCTAAATCTATAGGTACATTTAAAATTTCTGCACTACGTTCTGCTATAGTAGACAATAATTCTGTTGTATAATATTGTAATCTACTCTGAATACCAAAACGAGCCCTCATAGGAGCCGTTAAAAGCCCAGAACGTGTTGTTGCACCAATAAGGGTAAAAGGGTTTAAATTTATTTGTACAGAGCGTGCATTTGGGCCTGACTCTATCATTATATCAATTTTATAATCTTCCATTGCAGAGTATAAGTATTCTTCTACAATAGGACTAAGTCTATGTATTTCATCAATAAAAAGAACATCTCTTTCATCTAAGTTCGTAAGCAAACCTGCTAAATCTCCTGGTTTATCTAAAACTGGTCCAGATGTAACTTTTATACCAACACCTAACTCATTAGCTAAAATATGAGCCAATGTAGTTTTCCCTAAACCTGGAGGTCCGTGAAAAAGAGTATGATCCAAAGCCTCTCCTCTCTGGTTAGCAGCTTCTACAAAAACTTTTAGGTTTTCTAAAACTTGATCTTGACCAGCAAAATCATCAAAACTTAAGGGTCTTAATGCTCTTTCTATATCAAATTCTTCAGAAGAAAAATTTTCTGATGTTGGGTCTAGGTTTTCATTCATAGTCTAACAAAGATACTAGAAATTGAAAGCTTTCTAATTAGAAAATAATCTATTCCTTTTTAATTAATTGAGATGCGTTTAAAAAGTCTGTAATTGTAATTTTAGGAGTGCCGTACAAATATGTTTTAGAGCTACCTTTAGATGATAAATCAAAGCTTTCTGTGGCAAATATTCTAGCATCTGGAGATTCATCTAAGTTTGCAGATACAGAAGTTCCTTTTAGTGATTCTGCTCTTAGTTGAGAATTACCAAATAAATCTATATGCAAATCTGTAGCTGCACCCTCAAGTTTACTATCAGCATTACCGTGCATTGTTACTTTAGCCATTTGTGCTTCTAAATACAGCCCTAAGTTACTTTTTTGATCTTGACTAATAACTAACTCGTCACAATCTACATTAAGTTCTGCATTGCTATTACCAGACATTGAAATAGTAACAACATCAGCAAGCGTATTTAAGTTAAGCTTAGAACTTCCTTGGAGATTAATATCTAAATAATCTGTAGTAACAATATCCTTCATATCTAAACGGCCATCTAACATAGTTATACCATTTAATCCCATGTAATTTACTGTTAGCACTAGTTTTTTTCTTGAGACTATTCTATAAAAAGAACTAATTTCTAATATACTATCTGTTACCTCAAACTTAAGAACATCCAAAAGATTATCATCACCTATAAAAGTGTAGCTGTTTTCCCTTGCTTTTTTAAGCTCTATTCGTAAATCATCAGCTATTTTAATGGAGTTAAAAGGCGGCAACTCATTAGTTACCTCAATAACAGTTTTACTTCCTTTAATTTTTGGTTTTTTCTGCGCGATACTTACTACTGATGTAAGTAGCAGTATACTTAAAATAATTTGCTTCAAAATATGGTGTGTTTAATGGTTTGTGTTTGTTGTTAAACAAGATACTAAAATACAGCTTAACTATATATTATTGCCAAGAATGATGCCAAAAAAAAAGCCTTTTAAAATAAATTTTAAAAGGCCTTATATAATTTTTATGAAGTCTAGTGAGTAAGTTCTTCTTCACCAGCTTGAAGAGGTACTACTTGAGGAACATAATCTTGTCCTGGTATTACATATTCTCCGTTTTCATTTGTTTTACTATAATCATATGCCCATCTGTGAACTTCAGGAATAGCACCTGGCCAGTTACCGTGAACATGCTCTACAGGAGTTGTCCACTCTAAAGTAGTAGCTTTCCAAGGGTTTTGCTCTGCCTTTTTACCGTAGAAAATACTATAGATAAAGTTACCAACAAAGACCAACTGAGTAGCTCCGGCTATTAAAGCAAATACTGTTATTAAGATGTTAACATCAGTAAGCTCATCAAACATTGGGAATGCTGTATTTTCATAATAACGTCTTGGTACACCAGCCATACCTACAAAGTGCATTGGAAAGAAAACACCGTAAGCACAAATAGCAGTGATCCAGAAATGAACATAACCTAAGTTTTTATTCATCATCTTACCAAACATTTTTGGGAACCAGTGATATACACCAGCCAATAAACCATATAAAGCAGATATACCCATTACTAAGTGGAAGTGAGCTACCACAAAGTAAGTATCATGAACGTTAATATCTAATGTACTATCTCCTAAAATAATACCAGTTAAACCACCAGTAATAAATGTAGAAACAAATCCGATTGAAAATAACATTGCAACATTCATTTGCAAGTTACCTTTCCAGATTGTTGTAATCCAGTTAAATGCTTTTACAGCAGATGGTATTGCAATTAATAAAGTTGTAAATGTAAATACAGAACCTAAGAAAGGATTCATACCTGAAATAAACATATGGTGACCCCATACAATTGTAGATAAGAATGCAATTGCAATAATTGACATAATCATTGCTCTGTAACCAAAAATTGGTTTACGAGCATTTGTTGCCATAACATCAGATACAATACCCATTGCTGGTAAAATTACAATGTATACCTCTGGGTGTCCTAGGAACCAAAATAAGTGTTCGTATAATACAGGTGATCCACCTTGATAGTGTAATACCTCTCCTTGTATAAATATATCTGATAAGAAGAATGATGTTCCAAAACTTCTATCCATAATTAACAACAATGCCGCTGAAAATAAAACCGGGAAAGAAACAACACCAATTATAGCAGTAACAAATAATGCCCAAGTTGTTAAAGGTAATCTTGTCATAGACATACCTTTTGTTCTTAAGTTAATAACTGTTACAATATAGTTTAATGATCCTAATAAAGATGATGCTATAAATATAGCCATAGATACTAACCACAATGTCATACCTGCGCCAGAACCCGATTGAGCCATAGGTAATGCAGACAAAGGAGGGTAGATTGTCCAACCTGCCGCTGCTGGTCCTGACTCTACAAAAAGAGAACAAACCATTATAACTGCAGATGTAAAAAATAACCAATAAGAGATCATATTTAACAATCCTGAAGCCATATCTCTAGCTCCAATTTGCAATGGAATAAGTAAGTTACTAAATGTCCCACTTAAACCTGCTGTAAGTACAAAGAAAACCATTATAGTTCCGTGCATAGTTACCAATGCTAAATACACATCAGCATCCATAACACCACCTGGTGCCCATTTACCTAATACAGCTTCAAATAAAGGAAAAGATTCACCCGGCCAAGCCAATTGCATTCTAAATAACAATGACATTGCTATACCAATGAAACCCATAATTAAACCAGTAATTAAATACTGCTTTGCAATCATCTTATGATCCATACTAAATATATATTTAGTAATGAAGGTTTCTTTGTGATGATGTCCGTGATCGTCGTCGTGTTCGTGTGTTCCTGACATAATCAGATATTCTATTTTTGTTAGTTAACTTAGTTTCTTAAATCAATTATTTTACAGCAACTCCTGTAGCGGTTTCACCACCAAAAGTTTTCTGAGAAGCCATCCATTTGTCGTACTCCTCTTGAGTTTCAACAATTATCTTCATTTGCATATTGTAGTGAGATTTACCACAAATTTTATTACAAAGTAAAATATAATCGTACTCCCAAGGATCACTATTTGGCTCTCCTGCTGCAGCTTTTTTAGCTCTAATCTTATTAGCTCTTTTCACCTTATCAATTACATCAGGATCCTGACGCATTTCTGCTGTAGTTTTTATAGGTGTAAAAGAGAATTGAGTAATCATACCTGGTACACAATTCATTTGCGCTCTAAAGTGAGGCATATAAGCTGAGTGTAATACATCTTGAGAACGCATATGGAAATTAACTTTTCTTCCCACTGGTAAATGTAATTCTT containing:
- a CDS encoding thiamine phosphate synthase — its product is MIVLIAPEEDVPNEIEILHQLFNAGLQYYHLRKPFKDLKQHKEYLNKIKPEYYNRVIIYHHHELINSYNLKGIHFQEQKRRDTIDNPTRYFKDLNMFSKTISSSFHDPEELNSCYFEFDYHLLSPVFNSISKKGYKGRGFNVNHINKTIVGMGGVTAENLSKFNTLGYKGIGVLGGVWNSKNPLEAFKQINEAYITSLKNRNND
- the thiE gene encoding thiamine phosphate synthase, giving the protein MISKLHYISQGDTPEMHLANIQKACSSGADWVQLRLKNIDEETLLQTALKAKEITSHFQTRLIINDHYKIAKEVNADGVHLGKTDACPLEAREHLGKWISIGGTANTLEDCENLLKKEVDYIGLGPFKFTTTKQNLSPTLGLQGYQAIIDELKTNTPIIAIGGITIADVPELLKTGIYGIAASTEITSNFNNIATLNKILSTPATQEQVYKFDKNKNDEG
- a CDS encoding thiazole synthase, coding for MKDNLIIADKEFSSRLFTGTGKFSSSAVMKNALLASESELVTVALKRVDVADEDDDILSHLNHSRINLLPNTSGVRTAKEAVFAAQLSREALETNWVKLEIHPDPKYLLPDPIETLKAAEELVKQGFVVMPYIHADPVLCKRLEDVGVQCVMPLGAPIGSNKGLKTVDFLEIIIAQSNVPVIVDAGIGAPSHAAHAMELGADAVLVNTAIAVSQNPTAMANAFKLAVEAGRLAYNAKLAPIKQTAEASSPLTSFLNE
- the thiH gene encoding 2-iminoacetate synthase ThiH; translated protein: MSNFTSLFNKYSWDNIVADIYSKTSTDVEAALQSNKRNLEDFKVLISPAAKPYLEQMAQMSSALTKKRFGNTMQMYAPMYLSNECQNICTYCGFSLTNKIPRRTLTDAEILKEATFLRSKGYNHILLVTGEANKTVGVDYINNAIKLLKKEFANITIEVQPLDQDEYELLVENGLYAVLVYQETYHRDEYKKHHPKGKKSNFDYRLETPDRLGKAGVHKIGVGALFGLEDWRADSFFTALHLQYLQKTYWQTKYSISFPRLRPHTGGLEPKVVMEDADLAQLICAYRLLDEDVELSMSTRESEKFRNNIINLGITSISAESKTNPGGYVVEPQSLEQFEISDERSTETIAQMLQSKGFEVVWKDWENAW
- the ruvB gene encoding Holliday junction branch migration DNA helicase RuvB, with the protein product MNENLDPTSENFSSEEFDIERALRPLSFDDFAGQDQVLENLKVFVEAANQRGEALDHTLFHGPPGLGKTTLAHILANELGVGIKVTSGPVLDKPGDLAGLLTNLDERDVLFIDEIHRLSPIVEEYLYSAMEDYKIDIMIESGPNARSVQINLNPFTLIGATTRSGLLTAPMRARFGIQSRLQYYTTELLSTIAERSAEILNVPIDLEAAIEIAGRSRGTPRICNALLRRVRDFAQIKGNGKIDIEISRFGLNALNVDAHGLDEMDNKILTTIIDKFKGGPVGITTLATAVSESAETIEEVYEPFLIQQGFIMRTPRGREVTELAYKHLGRIKGSVQGGLF
- a CDS encoding GIN domain-containing protein: MKQIILSILLLTSVVSIAQKKPKIKGSKTVIEVTNELPPFNSIKIADDLRIELKKARENSYTFIGDDNLLDVLKFEVTDSILEISSFYRIVSRKKLVLTVNYMGLNGITMLDGRLDMKDIVTTDYLDINLQGSSKLNLNTLADVVTISMSGNSNAELNVDCDELVISQDQKSNLGLYLEAQMAKVTMHGNADSKLEGAATDLHIDLFGNSQLRAESLKGTSVSANLDESPDARIFATESFDLSSKGSSKTYLYGTPKITITDFLNASQLIKKE
- a CDS encoding cytochrome c oxidase subunit I; translation: MSGTHEHDDDHGHHHKETFITKYIFSMDHKMIAKQYLITGLIMGFIGIAMSLLFRMQLAWPGESFPLFEAVLGKWAPGGVMDADVYLALVTMHGTIMVFFVLTAGLSGTFSNLLIPLQIGARDMASGLLNMISYWLFFTSAVIMVCSLFVESGPAAAGWTIYPPLSALPMAQSGSGAGMTLWLVSMAIFIASSLLGSLNYIVTVINLRTKGMSMTRLPLTTWALFVTAIIGVVSFPVLFSAALLLIMDRSFGTSFFLSDIFIQGEVLHYQGGSPVLYEHLFWFLGHPEVYIVILPAMGIVSDVMATNARKPIFGYRAMIMSIIAIAFLSTIVWGHHMFISGMNPFLGSVFTFTTLLIAIPSAVKAFNWITTIWKGNLQMNVAMLFSIGFVSTFITGGLTGIILGDSTLDINVHDTYFVVAHFHLVMGISALYGLLAGVYHWFPKMFGKMMNKNLGYVHFWITAICAYGVFFPMHFVGMAGVPRRYYENTAFPMFDELTDVNILITVFALIAGATQLVFVGNFIYSIFYGKKAEQNPWKATTLEWTTPVEHVHGNWPGAIPEVHRWAYDYSKTNENGEYVIPGQDYVPQVVPLQAGEEELTH